Proteins encoded by one window of Candidatus Nitrosocosmicus hydrocola:
- a CDS encoding universal stress protein, protein MSDYDQPKDESISTINGYNSRLDNVNQNDQILDNSTISHKNIPQLSKILVTYDGEDKSNQVFNYAIALSNYSGSELSFLRILEYYEDIDDLAVKGSASEGEDENIDTRKDENTNAQVMNRKIQAKVIDDMERKIKECKAAGCKNEISYKFRAGNVIDEISNEVKDGNYDLVILRSSNIDSWVKSLFSDTRKIMSHINVPVLLL, encoded by the coding sequence ATGAGTGATTATGATCAACCAAAAGATGAAAGTATTTCAACTATAAATGGCTACAATTCTAGACTAGATAATGTAAATCAAAACGATCAGATCTTGGATAATTCCACAATTTCACACAAAAATATTCCACAACTGAGTAAAATACTAGTTACGTACGATGGGGAGGATAAATCAAACCAAGTGTTTAATTATGCAATAGCCTTATCCAATTATTCAGGATCTGAATTATCTTTTTTGCGAATTTTAGAGTATTATGAGGATATAGATGATTTAGCCGTTAAGGGTAGTGCGAGCGAAGGTGAAGATGAAAATATTGATACTCGCAAGGACGAAAATACTAATGCTCAAGTGATGAATCGCAAAATACAGGCTAAAGTAATCGATGACATGGAAAGAAAGATAAAAGAATGTAAAGCAGCAGGCTGCAAAAATGAAATTTCATACAAATTTAGAGCCGGTAACGTAATAGATGAGATTTCAAATGAAGTCAAAGACGGAAATTATGATCTAGTCATTTTAAGAAGTTCCAACATCGATTCCTGGGTCAAATCCCTGTTTAGCGATACAAGAAAAATAATGAGCCATATCAATGTACCCGTCTTATTGCTATAG
- a CDS encoding HEPN domain-containing protein: MNELIGLWYKPGSDNKAEGVLRYDPTIGGILDLKILGSFDNLSYSSNSTYYNDIILGECGDKKITLYKCIENRSKIKVEGVTFLTESQFNVWFIFIGKHFNEKSALKFDEFSFDFYNSEFWFNMNPHKPLNDGHTDIISHYRIFDNLEILFQIHTEREIQFPYITIVQSDSSFENLHKYFWYLLHFFSFNLMNPTYSNHISVKSDNECIEVWLIKPNFRFTRSLTFNDDGLMNYQDIKENLGEVLKNWFKLEQDLGAILEIYFDHLYNQDYGFVHRFLNMIQIFEGLHRRIYNEEQTNIDELEYSLMITSIFSAIQNEEYKKWLEGKLKYANEINLATRVKRIIARFKILEEKWNEEQLKVDKFIYKTVNTRNYYTHFDKELETQILKNEELVYYSNLVKIIIDVVILSSLGFTGPQISKMITNKRFYKELSIQSF, translated from the coding sequence ATGAATGAATTAATAGGGTTATGGTATAAACCTGGAAGTGATAATAAAGCTGAGGGCGTTCTTAGATATGATCCGACCATAGGTGGAATTCTAGATTTGAAAATTTTAGGATCTTTTGACAATTTATCATATTCTTCAAACTCGACATACTATAATGATATTATATTGGGAGAATGTGGAGACAAAAAAATTACATTGTATAAATGCATTGAAAATAGATCCAAAATCAAAGTTGAAGGTGTCACTTTTCTAACTGAGAGCCAATTCAATGTTTGGTTCATTTTCATCGGTAAACATTTTAATGAAAAATCAGCACTGAAATTCGATGAGTTTTCATTCGATTTTTATAACTCTGAATTCTGGTTCAATATGAATCCCCACAAGCCTCTTAATGATGGACATACGGACATCATATCACACTATCGCATTTTTGATAATCTCGAAATACTTTTTCAAATTCATACAGAAAGGGAAATCCAATTTCCTTATATAACAATCGTGCAAAGTGATTCATCTTTCGAGAACCTTCATAAATATTTTTGGTACCTATTACATTTTTTTAGTTTCAATCTGATGAATCCTACTTATTCTAATCATATATCTGTTAAAAGCGATAATGAATGTATTGAGGTTTGGCTCATCAAACCTAATTTTAGGTTTACTCGATCTTTGACCTTCAATGACGATGGTTTAATGAATTATCAGGATATCAAAGAAAATTTGGGAGAAGTTTTGAAAAATTGGTTCAAACTAGAACAAGATCTAGGAGCAATCCTTGAGATATATTTTGATCATTTATACAATCAGGACTACGGATTTGTGCATCGATTTTTAAACATGATCCAGATCTTCGAAGGACTTCATAGACGAATTTACAATGAGGAACAGACCAACATAGATGAACTAGAGTATTCACTAATGATAACATCCATTTTTAGTGCAATTCAAAATGAGGAATATAAGAAATGGTTAGAAGGCAAACTAAAATATGCTAATGAGATAAATCTCGCGACTCGAGTAAAAAGAATAATCGCTAGGTTTAAAATACTAGAGGAAAAATGGAACGAGGAGCAACTTAAGGTTGATAAATTCATTTACAAAACTGTGAATACTAGAAACTACTATACACATTTTGACAAAGAATTAGAGACTCAAATTCTTAAAAATGAAGAATTAGTATACTATTCGAATCTAGTAAAAATAATAATCGACGTTGTTATTTTATCAAGTTTGGGTTTCACTGGACCACAAATTTCAAAAATGATAACGAATAAGAGATTTTATAAAGAACTTTCTATCCAATCGTTTTGA
- a CDS encoding mechanosensitive ion channel family protein produces MNFGSLEELSLLYLINFPFNIPLSIVPETSIIESDSATDVDESSTRSSAEDPSESQLLNDDSISSSSSTTESISIPEEKTVESNTTALINADSNSNLFAFDIGNYVDDVIITLIVILSSVSIYLIIHYTLKRSADSLNIKERRIKGIDSLVKTMLIVISSIIILFQFSTVSATVAGFISIGVGSIIGFSSRNTISNAIAGIILLSSRPFKLGDRVQIGNDESLGDVIEISLIFTKIKTIRNEMVTIPNQVLLQNQIKNYSGYKFLALSIIVSAGYREDEVTIKSLLLAAANDTYGLLKEPKPYVLLKELGDFAAIYELMVYTDKANMSIQIKSDLRINIYNFFKEAKIDLTTPRIVDAYKTEDSANTGGISLQDEN; encoded by the coding sequence ATGAACTTTGGATCCTTAGAGGAACTTTCTCTTCTTTATCTGATTAATTTTCCATTCAATATTCCGTTATCTATCGTACCAGAAACAAGTATAATCGAGTCTGACTCTGCCACAGATGTAGATGAATCTTCTACAAGATCCTCCGCAGAAGATCCTTCAGAAAGTCAGTTGTTGAATGATGATTCTATATCGTCTTCATCTTCCACAACTGAATCTATTTCCATTCCTGAAGAAAAAACAGTGGAGAGTAATACAACAGCATTGATAAATGCTGATTCAAATTCAAATTTGTTCGCATTTGATATAGGAAATTATGTGGATGATGTGATCATAACTTTAATTGTGATTCTTTCATCCGTTTCCATTTATCTTATCATTCATTACACTTTGAAGCGATCCGCAGATTCTTTGAATATAAAAGAGCGCCGAATAAAGGGAATTGATTCTCTTGTAAAGACTATGCTTATTGTTATATCCTCCATCATAATATTGTTTCAATTCTCTACTGTAAGTGCGACAGTTGCGGGATTCATTAGCATAGGAGTAGGATCGATCATTGGATTTTCTTCAAGAAATACTATTAGTAATGCAATAGCGGGAATCATATTATTATCATCAAGGCCGTTTAAACTTGGAGATAGAGTCCAAATAGGAAATGATGAATCACTTGGAGATGTAATAGAAATTTCTTTAATATTTACGAAGATAAAAACCATTAGAAATGAAATGGTGACAATCCCTAATCAGGTATTATTGCAAAATCAGATAAAAAATTATAGCGGATACAAATTCTTGGCTCTATCAATTATAGTCTCTGCAGGGTATAGAGAAGACGAAGTAACTATCAAATCCCTTCTTCTTGCGGCAGCAAACGACACATACGGATTACTCAAAGAACCAAAACCATATGTTCTATTAAAAGAATTAGGTGATTTTGCGGCCATTTATGAGTTAATGGTGTATACTGACAAAGCAAATATGAGTATACAGATTAAATCTGATCTAAGAATTAATATTTATAATTTTTTTAAAGAGGCAAAGATTGATTTAACTACTCCTAGGATAGTGGATGCATATAAAACCGAAGATTCAGCAAACACCGGTGGCATATCATTGCAGGATGAAAATTGA
- a CDS encoding DUF3179 domain-containing protein, with amino-acid sequence MFRFTRFLTVTMSIAIIAVVMITVFILPTNVNYFSINSQNLNSELQSLNKSIVPLDQIVSGGPPPDGIPSLDDPEFVLVEDAENFMSESDLILGVNINGDVRAYPLQILVWHEIVNDIVGGNPIVVTYCPLCFTNQIFNRTITDGQTLEFGTSGKLYNSNLVMYDRNTDSLWSQAMAQSIAGELSGMKLERMPFDLITWKDWKKIYPDSKVLSLDTGHSRPYGADPYGDYYTSPDILFPISNIDHRLGVKEIVIGLGGEKGIAKAYKMEDIEDLKVINDKLTENSYVTLWSAFPYMVRLFDPFLDGKTLLTFHYDERKNVFRDDQTGSEWNFDGKSTAGQLSGSSLMRMPFDQGFWFEWSTFHPNTEVYKN; translated from the coding sequence ATGTTTAGATTTACAAGATTTTTGACAGTAACAATGTCTATTGCAATTATTGCGGTGGTAATGATAACAGTGTTCATTTTACCAACGAATGTTAATTATTTTTCTATCAACTCACAAAATCTTAACTCAGAGCTCCAGTCGTTGAATAAAAGTATTGTTCCCCTTGATCAAATCGTAAGTGGTGGTCCACCTCCAGACGGCATTCCTTCCCTTGATGATCCCGAGTTTGTTTTAGTAGAAGACGCAGAAAATTTTATGTCCGAATCTGATTTAATTCTGGGTGTTAATATTAATGGAGATGTTAGAGCTTATCCATTACAGATTCTAGTTTGGCATGAGATTGTAAATGATATTGTCGGTGGGAATCCAATAGTGGTTACATACTGTCCTTTATGTTTTACAAATCAAATCTTTAATCGAACTATAACAGATGGGCAGACTCTTGAATTTGGGACAAGCGGTAAACTATACAATAGTAATCTCGTTATGTATGATAGAAACACGGATTCTTTATGGAGCCAAGCTATGGCTCAAAGTATTGCAGGCGAACTTTCTGGAATGAAACTAGAGCGAATGCCATTTGATTTAATTACATGGAAAGACTGGAAAAAAATATATCCTGACAGCAAAGTCCTTTCTCTAGATACGGGTCATTCAAGACCATATGGAGCAGATCCATACGGAGATTACTATACTAGTCCAGATATTTTATTCCCAATTTCTAATATTGACCATCGACTTGGAGTAAAAGAAATCGTGATAGGTCTGGGAGGAGAAAAAGGAATAGCCAAGGCATATAAAATGGAGGATATTGAAGATTTAAAAGTAATTAATGACAAATTAACGGAAAATAGTTATGTTACTTTGTGGTCTGCATTTCCATATATGGTGAGATTGTTTGATCCATTTCTTGATGGAAAAACACTACTAACTTTTCACTATGACGAAAGGAAAAACGTGTTTAGAGATGACCAGACAGGAAGCGAATGGAACTTTGACGGGAAAAGCACCGCAGGACAATTAAGTGGAAGTTCTCTTATGCGTATGCCATTTGATCAAGGGTTTTGGTTTGAGTGGTCTACATTTCATCCCAATACAGAAGTGTATAAAAATTAA
- a CDS encoding DUF2254 family protein yields MSVLRNKWLEFSKSILYYPVLFIIGSFSLFMITSRIDPLIPTDMDLSIFNPLIFTGSPDAARSILSAIAAGWTTILGVAFSVTLITLQLSSSKYLSRLVTEFQNDKINQFALGWFIFISSYSLLTLKTVITEESNGIFIPILGTNISIGIAIAGLLVFVLYIHNISNYLRPNILISRIVDNIISSFKKYENRKTDKKFDIDKKSLTEEILSIRSPDTGIMSSVNWKKVQDSLLQYETEEDLWMEWFKSIGDWANKGEKLAVIYRHSKIDKYQSLTNESIRSSTENGNDYKNKSGKDDDDKTKEAKSEIDNNISHISNHIASSIQVIKDSNLSEDPVLGIKLLEQISLKSNKLGDYDVVNSLIIGLYRILIFVYFNEPKLGLPFTSSDKDKKTQKVRKISLRSKFSDMYYHTSIDNKNNKTGSKETDERRGENHQMQGDGNEYDKDQKNRTIIINPKELKIQDVILDVFKNLFNAIYKQANYPSNELFCKQYISACNYLLENNKIGEFEILTEWYSYNITSLIKEYSEPALIIPTIELLSEFKQVINLHYPFARLKYSMSMDKVMDYKPRYL; encoded by the coding sequence TTGTCTGTCCTAAGAAATAAATGGCTAGAATTTTCAAAGTCAATTCTGTATTATCCTGTATTATTCATTATAGGGTCATTTTCTTTATTTATGATTACTTCTAGAATCGATCCACTTATTCCAACGGATATGGATCTATCTATATTTAACCCTCTTATATTTACAGGAAGTCCCGATGCAGCAAGAAGCATACTCTCAGCGATAGCTGCTGGTTGGACTACTATATTAGGCGTGGCTTTTTCTGTAACATTAATCACTCTACAACTCTCTTCATCAAAATATCTGTCTCGACTAGTTACTGAATTTCAAAATGATAAAATTAACCAATTTGCATTGGGCTGGTTTATTTTTATATCGTCATATTCTTTGTTAACCTTAAAAACGGTGATCACAGAAGAATCAAATGGCATTTTTATTCCTATATTAGGAACGAATATTTCAATTGGAATTGCAATTGCAGGCTTGTTGGTATTTGTTTTATACATTCATAATATAAGCAACTATCTTAGACCCAACATACTAATTTCACGTATTGTAGATAATATTATTTCATCATTCAAAAAATATGAAAATAGAAAAACAGATAAAAAATTCGATATTGACAAAAAATCTTTAACTGAAGAGATACTAAGTATCAGATCACCTGATACTGGAATAATGTCTTCTGTAAATTGGAAAAAGGTACAGGATAGCTTACTCCAATATGAAACTGAAGAGGATCTGTGGATGGAATGGTTTAAAAGTATAGGTGATTGGGCAAATAAGGGCGAAAAATTGGCTGTGATCTATAGACATTCAAAAATAGACAAATATCAGTCATTGACGAATGAATCAATACGTTCTTCTACTGAAAATGGAAATGACTACAAAAATAAAAGTGGTAAGGACGATGACGACAAAACCAAAGAGGCAAAGTCGGAAATAGATAATAACATATCTCACATCAGTAATCATATCGCCAGTTCAATACAAGTTATAAAAGATAGTAACCTATCTGAGGATCCAGTCCTTGGAATAAAATTGTTAGAACAAATTTCTCTCAAGTCTAATAAATTAGGTGATTACGATGTAGTCAATTCATTAATAATAGGCCTATATCGTATTCTGATATTTGTTTATTTTAATGAACCTAAATTAGGTCTACCCTTTACTTCATCAGATAAAGATAAAAAAACCCAAAAGGTCAGGAAGATAAGTCTAAGAAGTAAATTTTCAGATATGTATTATCATACAAGCATAGACAACAAAAATAATAAAACGGGGAGTAAAGAGACCGACGAGAGAAGAGGAGAAAATCACCAGATGCAAGGGGATGGAAACGAGTATGACAAAGATCAAAAGAATAGAACCATAATTATAAATCCAAAAGAACTCAAAATCCAAGATGTCATTTTAGATGTGTTTAAAAATCTTTTTAATGCCATTTACAAACAAGCAAATTATCCGTCAAACGAGCTTTTTTGTAAGCAATATATTTCGGCGTGTAATTATCTCTTAGAAAATAACAAAATCGGCGAATTTGAAATACTTACAGAATGGTACTCATATAACATTACTTCACTAATAAAAGAATACTCTGAGCCTGCATTGATAATACCGACGATAGAACTACTATCCGAGTTTAAACAAGTTATCAATTTGCATTATCCATTTGCTAGGTTAAAATACTCTATGTCGATGGATAAAGTTATGGATTACAAGCCGCGTTATCTATAA
- a CDS encoding DsbA family protein, giving the protein MKFKKNDLKLDKEYSKTNKKGFLISLTAISFLAITLSISSFEIFDTNEITSVNVLAQIQEPANNNITDNNNPLALSTLIQQGSPYYGNDTAPITIIDFSDFQCPMCKRHVDNTEPQINSTYVQTGEAAYVFKHLPNRGLDSKNASLAAQCTNDQGKFWEYYILLYENQGQIDSGWVGTENLKKFASQIKGIDMNEFNSCYDSKKYEEHVQSDLALANSLGFTETPSFIIVKDDGSNPQKIQGPKPFPVFQLAIENVNSSSSGDTSE; this is encoded by the coding sequence ATGAAATTCAAGAAAAATGATCTTAAATTAGACAAAGAATATTCAAAGACTAATAAAAAAGGGTTTTTAATATCGTTAACTGCTATTTCATTTTTAGCAATAACGTTGTCCATATCATCCTTTGAGATTTTTGATACTAATGAAATTACATCTGTGAACGTATTAGCACAGATACAAGAACCCGCAAATAATAATATAACAGATAATAACAATCCTTTAGCGCTATCTACACTAATACAACAGGGATCTCCTTATTATGGAAACGATACTGCACCAATAACGATTATTGATTTTAGTGATTTTCAATGTCCGATGTGTAAAAGACATGTTGATAATACCGAACCGCAAATTAACTCTACTTATGTTCAAACTGGAGAGGCAGCATATGTCTTTAAACATCTTCCAAACAGAGGACTTGATTCTAAAAATGCTTCACTTGCCGCCCAATGTACAAATGATCAAGGAAAGTTCTGGGAATATTACATCTTATTATACGAAAACCAAGGACAAATAGATTCAGGCTGGGTTGGCACCGAAAACCTCAAAAAATTTGCATCACAAATTAAAGGCATTGACATGAATGAATTTAATTCTTGCTATGATTCAAAGAAATATGAGGAACATGTACAATCTGACTTGGCTTTGGCTAATTCATTAGGATTTACCGAAACACCATCCTTCATTATAGTTAAAGATGACGGGTCAAATCCACAGAAAATACAAGGTCCAAAACCATTTCCAGTATTTCAATTGGCAATTGAAAATGTCAACAGCAGCAGCAGCGGCGACACTAGCGAGTAA
- a CDS encoding HNH endonuclease: MGKYTEVTLKELFSLCGNLCAFHSQSECEVNVFQGGSVICEIAHIEGEKLGSARYNPSTTINDKNSTSNLIILCPTHHSMIDKQVQKYTVDVLMELKRIHEQNHLNSKSKPDDLMIGAFVSFNSDAYSLDRIDSFLAVANTIKNQKTKDLAYSHVRELLIGIQDKDLIQVEVLKMIFDKLDNCFQDAQYLDLIEIILDKLPSSIRIELSKKYIEPILNKLYQNDLSNRSFVKFYNYLNKPSTEKLEFLITHNEKLPQRSFNDILLPIDLGNLTDKEFTEIEKIIWKELDSLNEENNLENGNSDLKSIQFNNLEELRRKFLLFNS, encoded by the coding sequence TTGGGAAAATACACTGAGGTTACTTTAAAAGAATTGTTTTCCTTATGTGGCAATCTTTGTGCATTTCATTCTCAAAGCGAATGTGAGGTGAATGTTTTTCAAGGTGGATCAGTAATATGCGAAATTGCTCATATCGAGGGTGAAAAACTAGGAAGTGCCCGCTATAATCCCAGCACCACTATAAATGATAAGAATTCAACTTCAAATTTGATAATTCTTTGCCCTACTCATCATTCGATGATAGATAAGCAAGTTCAAAAGTATACAGTGGATGTCCTCATGGAACTAAAAAGAATACATGAGCAAAATCATTTGAATAGCAAATCGAAGCCAGATGATTTGATGATCGGTGCCTTCGTCTCATTTAATTCTGATGCGTATAGCTTAGATAGAATTGATTCTTTCCTTGCTGTCGCTAATACTATTAAAAATCAAAAGACAAAAGATTTAGCGTATTCACATGTAAGAGAATTGTTAATCGGTATACAGGACAAGGATTTAATACAAGTTGAAGTTTTAAAAATGATTTTTGATAAATTAGACAACTGTTTTCAAGATGCTCAGTATCTCGACCTTATTGAGATAATATTGGATAAATTACCTAGTTCCATCAGAATTGAATTATCTAAAAAGTATATTGAACCAATATTAAACAAACTGTATCAAAATGATTTATCTAATAGATCATTTGTAAAATTCTACAACTATCTGAATAAACCTTCAACAGAAAAATTGGAGTTCTTGATTACCCATAATGAAAAATTGCCTCAAAGATCTTTCAACGACATCTTATTACCAATAGATTTAGGAAATCTTACTGATAAGGAATTTACAGAAATTGAAAAAATAATTTGGAAAGAATTGGATTCTCTTAACGAAGAGAATAATCTTGAAAATGGAAATAGTGACCTAAAATCAATTCAATTTAACAACCTAGAAGAATTGAGAAGAAAATTTCTCCTGTTCAATTCTTGA